Sequence from the Prunus persica cultivar Lovell chromosome G5, Prunus_persica_NCBIv2, whole genome shotgun sequence genome:
GGTATTCCGGGTATGATTCTCGCGGGAAAACCTTTCTCGCTATGCTTTGGAGCAGCAGAGCGGAGTCGCTAAAGTTGTTGCCCAAGGAAAGGCAACTGTCTGCAGCCGAGGTTATCTTCCACCAGTTGTCTTGATCATCATTAGGTTGCTTcgagtttttcttcttcagtttTTCAATGTCAGACTTCAAGCACTCCACAAAAATATCCGAAATAAACTCGTGGAAGAAGCGATACTCCGGGTCATGCTCGTACCTCTCGACGACAGCCGCATTTTGCTGGTGCTGCTGGCTCACGTCTTGGCCTTCTATGTCATGCGCCCTTTCATAAGCAATCAGCGTGATGTCTCCAATTAATTTAGATTGGCGTTCAAAAgcaaaattgaaggaaatacaagaaaaacCCTGCAATAGGCGTGACGTTGCGCGCTAGGGTCTTGGGGTGATTATTGTGTATCCAAAACGTCACGGTGCGGAACGTATCCTCCTCACCTGTTCCAAAGGAGCAATCCTGAAGTATCTTGTAGATGAGCTTGAGTGCAGTTAGGGGGTTGTGGGACCAGGCCAGCGACAGCAGTTCCTCCAGATGATTACGGCCGGCGCCGGCCTTCTCCGCATATCGGAAGTTGAGGAAGAGGTCAAGGCAGGGGTTACCATTGCAATTACCATCATCAGTGAGAGTGGAGGAGGGAGAGGATTTGGAGACGGAGACCGCGGTTCTTCTAGTACTGCTCAACCCTATAAATGGTGGAATTGGATTTAGGGGTCTCATATTACCTCTTGTCTTGGCAGCGATTGTGGCTGTCTTGAAATTGGCAGCCATCAAAGGGTTGCCTCTGGGTAGTTTGAGCTCTAGGGGACGAAGAACAAGACTTGTATAAGTAGCCATTAGTATTGGTTTTTGGGAGAGAAGGCGATGGCGGCCTTTGTATGAGACACTTTcgtattttgagttttttttttttttttcttttttctgttcatttttttaaaattatataaggTGATTACTTGAGCCCCAaggattttttaatttttattttgtcaaaaaccaatgatttaattaatgaatttttttttaaatttttttatcagGCTTATCTTCGAGATGGAAGATATAGCAAGCTAGTAATTCGTATAAATCGACAGATTTGATAAGAAAATGAGCATAATTAATTTGAATGATGCGAATAATCtactaatttataattaatttaataaggAAGTGTCtaattatctttttattaaaagtgtTGATCTTCAAGGCAAAGGAAATAATTAAGTTAAATCGACAGATAAGATGATCATAAATCAAACTAATCAGTCAGTCTACTACAACCAGCTTCTGAAACTTTTTACTAGAGATGGCTGATTCCATGAATTGGTCGGGGCCAATTTCTCCACCATTCTCCAAGAACAACTTGATCAAATTGCTGGACAAGCCACTTAAAAGCGTCACCCCTGGTTCTGTGGAAGGCATCACCGGCCTAGACTCATGGTCCAAACTTTCGAACCTCCAAAACACTATGTGTGGCACCGCAGTCCCATACCCTTTCTCCTTAAACTTGCTCTGTATTGCCTCATAATCAGTCTTCCAGCTGTTGTTGGAAACATCTTCAAAGTGTTTGTATTCTGTGAGCACAAATACCTTGTTGATCATCTGCTCTGGCTTCAAATTCCCATTCACAGCCACttccaaaatcaaatcaaacaccTTCTGAAAATCAAGGTTCTGGTCCTTGTGCATGTTGCTGACAAACTCGCACTTGTTCATAAGATTATTGCCTTGTATAAAGTGTAGCTGAGGCGACTCACTAAAATTGATCACCTTTCCTTTCCATGGCTCTTCATTCAGTTCAGACATCAAAAGTGTCAAAGCCACCGAAGCGTCCATCCGGATCCCGTGCCTAGAATGGAATTCAGAGTTGTCGTCATATACAGCCAAGCAGTTGCTGAGTGTCTGCTTTCCATTTTTACCTTGCCTTTTCATGTCCTCCACCATTGTCTTCCACTGAAGCTCAGCCACCTTCTGGAGATTGGGGTCATCAACAAACGCTAAGATCTTATGTGGAAGCAAAGCATCTGCCTCAATCTTGCACTTGTCTGCTTTCACCTCCTTCAAATAGGTCTCATCCGCACCAGCTTTTCGTGAACGGTTGCTGCATTGAGAACGCTCGGCCTTGTCCAAGGGCACCAAAACCTCCTTCCTGAGCCGGTCTCGGATTTTGCTAATGTAATCAGCCTCCTCAAGATGTTGGTATTCCGGGTACGATTCTCGCGGGAAAACCTTCCTCGCAATGGTTTCCCACAACAAAACGGAGCGTATGATGTGGACGTCTTGGGAGTTTCTGGAAAGGCAAGAGTTTGCAGCATCGGATACTTGGGCATCATCATTAATATCGTCAGATTGCTTCCATTTTCGCTTCAATATTTGAATATCAGACTTCAAGTGCTCGACAAAAAGATCCATAACCTGGTCGTACAGCAAGTGATAGTCTGGGTCATGCTCGTACCTCTCAACAGCCTTGTTGATCATTTTCGCAAGGGGCTCCGTCCTCCGGTGTTGGTCTCCGTCTTCTAGAAGCTGGTACAGAATCTCTACAGGGAAAAACAAACACTGGAACAACTCAATATTCGAAACGTTACACAATAGGGTCTtggggtggttgtggtggagCCAAACCGCCGCCGTGTGGAACGCTTGGTAAAAGCTTTTTTCATCTAGTAGGTTGAAGGTGAGCTTGAGGGTGGTTAGAGGATTGTGGGACCATGCCAGCGGCAGCATTTGCTTGAGCTATTTACAGGAGGCCTCCATACCATAAATTGGGAAGAGATTTGGGGGTCTCATTGTTGTCGTGGCTGCGGCTGCGGCTGCCTCATTCTCAAAATTATTGGCAACCACGAAACGGTCTCTGATCAGCTCTGGAGGACCAGCAAGAGTTGTATAAGGAGCCATCAATCTGGCTGTGAGCTTTGAAATATTGTTGAcgtggtttttttgtttgctttgacAACCGAGATGAGTTTGGCCATTTTCAGTGCCTTCATCAAAACAATGATTGGGAAAACGCCGGCTTTAATATAGAGGCTCAAATTCAATGGTTTACTTGCGCCTCAAGCACTCCAACTATACTTTTCTGAATTATTGTTCAATATCTAGGTGAATATCCTAAACTTTTGACTAGTTGGTGACTTTTAAATGTCTCCATTGGGAAAACGCCCGTTTGGTGTgaattaatgttttttttttttccaaattggtGACATTTAATATTATTAGTTGTTTCTTTTACAAtgaatcaattttatttttttggcaataTATTCAATTTTCATTCCATCAATTGTTACATTTAATGTTCTTATTTGAAGATGAGCTTGAGGGTGGTTAGGGGATTGTGGGACCATGCCAGCTGCAGCAGTTGCTTTAGATATTTATAGGAGGCCTCCACCTCTGCCTCTTTCTCTGATTTTTCGACGacgttgaaaaataaaataaaaaaaatcaaggcaGGGATTACCGTTAAATTGGGATGAGACTTTGGGGTTTCATTGTTGTCGTGGCTGCAGCTGCAGCTGCTGCTGCCTCATTGTGAGGGAGCCGTGAAATATATTTGACTGGTTTTGGTTTGCTTTGAAAACTCTGAGGATTCTTGCCATTTTCACGGCCTTCTCTTCATTATAGCAAGGACTGGTCAACGCCTGCTTTAATATAGGGGCTCGTTGGTTTACTTGGGTCTCAAGCACTCCATCTATTGTttcaaaagaatttaaaataaattagataACTAAGTGAATATCCTTAAGGAACAAGTAGAGGTTAGCCAGGTTTGGGACGTTGCCCCTGACTGTTCTAGGGTTGACATGATTTAAAAGGTTGGTGTCCTTTTCtcttgaataaaataattgtgaacaaatttgaaaaacataaaatacgTTATTAGAAAGGATGAGATGGCACATTACATAGATTGCCATTTCATATGCTACATAGGTTTGGTATTGATAAGTTGGTAAACAAGTTTGTACCCGTATCACTATTGAAGTTTCTATAGCATCAGGGTTCTCTTAAAAAAACGAAACATGAAATTGAAGGGCCAAATCATTTTACATAAATCATTAGAACAACACCAATCAATGTCACTGCAATATgccctcttctttcttcccatATCACGTTGTCAAAGTATTAGAGAAACTTTAAGGAAACCTAACCTAAATAGCATCCTCCATATAGTACAGAACTACAGATTGAAAGTAAATTTTCTCTAAAACATGACAGTGGCATTGTAACGTATGGATACATGTTACGCAGATAATTCAGTTTCTTTGGAATTGGCACGTCCTTCAGAAAGCACAAGGGAGACTGGACAATGATCGCTTCCATAGAACCCTACAGAGTGTTTAGAATCAATGTTTGCTATTTAGATATGAGCAGCATTAATACCAAAAGggggccaaaaaaaaaaaaacaaaaacaaaagtgacATGGAATGTAACGTATGGAAATTATGAAGATAATGCTATTTCATTTCTGCTCTCACAGGAGGAGTGCTCGAAGCTATATTTATGTAATTctcacccccaaaaaaaaaaacctacccAGCCAACGGAAGTAATATTCGACATGGAATTAAACACACCTTGTAGTTCAATCCCCAGCCCATGCATCTCACATGCAACAATCCTATCTTTGAGTTTTTCTGCAGCAATGAAGtagtctattctcatcctttTACCTCGATACCTGCCAGAAACCACCCAGTATGTTTATCAGATGGTATTCGTGTATATAACAATATGTCAATATATGATATTTCAATTACTCCACTAACCTAATCATTCCTGCATATTTAAACGGCCTCACAAAGATATGCAAACATTGCAATGGATCTAACAATAATGATCCAATGCAAATTATTTTCAACATCAAATTCCTGTGGATATTGATCCATATGATATTAAGTTCTTACTTTCCTATGGGGTTTCCAGACCAGGAGAAGCCACGCTCCATGTCCTTCTCCTTGTGAAGGAACCGGTATGCATCTATTAGCTTTCCCCTGAAGCATAATCCACAGAACCCGAATCAGACAATGTTCAAAACTTCATGAAGAAACAAACATataatgagaaagaaaaacctaGCTCTCCAAGTTATTCTTTGAGTAGCAATATACCTCCCCTAAGTAAATTATGTCTAAATATAGGAAATGTAACCAATTATTTTGCAGTGagatctcttctttttttcagcCCTCCATCTTCCTCTATGTGCACTCAATCTAAGATAGATGGTAACAACTAAAGCCAACTGGAGAACAAGTTGATTAGTCGATGACTAACATACCCAATTTTCCATGGACAGGACAAGCAGCATTAAATAAACTTGGGgtcttataaaataaataaactaaagaGTGGTTCAACAACTTTGTTAATTCCATTGAAATcataaaaaggagaaaaagggCAAGGGAAGAGTCAGGTAGAGCAGCCACAAATTGTGATACAAATTGgcatgatattttttttaactggCCTCAGTTTCATGGGGAAAAAGAGACACAAATATCAATAATTTATAGGTTATCCTTTCAACATAATTCTCAAGCAAACCATGGAAACAAAGTTTTCCAGTGGAGTCGCATACTCTTTCAATATGTTACCAAAACGCTTCCTCTCAGCCAAGGTGAATCCAGGCTGTCCACAATCCTGCATCATCAAGAAAGCAATACCACATATTATggacaaatttttatttgacaTACAGCCTCACAATCCTGCATCCATTCCCCATACTAATTGTCTAATACTAAAACTCAATACACTGTTAATCAAACGAAACAACGACAGGTTTTCATAGTGCAACCATCACCACAAATGATGGTAACTTTTCCTAGAGAAGCATTTGAATCTCACAACTGCATGGCTTCAGTTCTTGTAGTAAGTTCTAATTTATCTCAAATGTCAAATACCAGATGATGGATCGGAACCTCCATATTCTATGTACATAGGAGTGAAGCAGTTCAAATCCATGGGACCACCAAATACTTCCTGACAAAAGAAATGCATAAGCATCCACAAGAGTGGTCACTAGTCATTTCATTCTTTACATTTTTAACCATGTAGGTAAGATATGGCTAGTCAACAAAAAACACATACTAATCACTATGGATATGCAACCATAATTATGTTCTAGTAGCTACAGTATTAAATATAACACCTCTTTATCTGGAGGAACGTAACCATTAAGCTTTGCTGCACTGAAAAAATCTGGATGACTCACATCAATCTCTTCATGGCTGTATAGAAGTTTagattaagaaagaaaaatataagttCCACAATAAGAAAACTGATACACTCGATGAGAACAGAGCAAGAAAAAaggggagagagggagggaagaTACAAGAGATTTTAAGGGGATAAAACATctgcaagaaagaaaaacattcaCCTAACATTCAGATCACCACACCATATGAGAGGCTTATCTGAAGACTGCAGAACAAACTCTAAAATCCTTTTATCCCATTTTCGTCTCCTTGGGAATGAATTTTCTTCCTCCTTCCAACCATTGTTTGGAGCATATGTattcaacaaattaaaggTCTCAAATTCAGCTAAGATGACCCGGCCATCTGGTTCATGCTTTGAAGCTAACAACAAAGAGAATTATATTAGCTGACTGCTGTtaatattagaaaaagaacATTTGGGGATAGATATCCAAGCACAGAGATTAAAAATGATTTCCCACTGCATCGTTGGACCACAACATATACATCCCATTTTCTCATTTGAAAACTAACAATAGTGCATTCTTTTCCAAGAGTTAATTTTACAGAATTTTCAAAAGCATAAAGTTCATCATTTGGATATTTACTATATAATAGTAGAATAAAATTATCCAAAACTAATTGGTAGGTAGCAAAGATGTTTGCATCTTGAAAATAGGGCTGGT
This genomic interval carries:
- the LOC18777490 gene encoding DNA-(apurinic or apyrimidinic site) lyase gives rise to the protein MKRFFRPVEKDGSAKKPTLSSSSENGEISGEGSKKEPLKFITWNANSFLLRVKKNWPEFTKFITSFDPDVIAIQEVRMPAAGSKGAPKNPGELKDDTSSSREEKQILMRALSSPPFGDYRVWWSLADSKYAGTALFVKKCFQPQKVFFNLDRKASKHEPDGRVILAEFETFNLLNTYAPNNGWKEEENSFPRRRKWDKRILEFVLQSSDKPLIWCGDLNVSHEEIDVSHPDFFSAAKLNGYVPPDKEDCGQPGFTLAERKRFGNILKEGKLIDAYRFLHKEKDMERGFSWSGNPIGKYRGKRMRIDYFIAAEKLKDRIVACEMHGLGIELQGFYGSDHCPVSLVLSEGRANSKETELSA
- the LOC18777973 gene encoding uncharacterized protein LOC18777973, producing MAPYTTLAGPPELIRDRFVVANNFENEAAAAAATTTMRPPNLFPIYEILYQLLEDGDQHRRTEPLAKMINKAVERYEHDPDYHLLYDQVMDLFVEHLKSDIQILKRKWKQSDDINDDAQVSDAANSCLSRNSQDVHIIRSVLLWETIARKVFPRESYPEYQHLEEADYISKIRDRLRKEVLVPLDKAERSQCSNRSRKAGADETYLKEVKADKCKIEADALLPHKILAFVDDPNLQKVAELQWKTMVEDMKRQGKNGKQTLSNCLAVYDDNSEFHSRHGIRMDASVALTLLMSELNEEPWKGKVINFSESPQLHFIQGNNLMNKCEFVSNMHKDQNLDFQKVFDLILEVAVNGNLKPEQMINKVFVLTEYKHFEDVSNNSWKTDYEAIQSKFKEKGYGTAVPHIVFWRFESLDHESRPVMPSTEPGVTLLSGLSSNLIKLFLENGGEIGPDQFMESAISSKKFQKLVVVD